In Spinacia oleracea cultivar Varoflay chromosome 5, BTI_SOV_V1, whole genome shotgun sequence, a single window of DNA contains:
- the LOC110787278 gene encoding uncharacterized protein isoform X3 — MKVMCDDDADQENWVCEECKSCNQIPLSIPAPNKQPTGTRLRIPIKKPPQNSKVHYISPEEAKVLGSSSSTSHFAFSPPVNKPYESKMEVVPPSNPSPKFRIKPYLPVGPSGSREPLNNWSMPSCIKDEKMAAFTDGPARQHCGENQTAKRVSFGEVPKPGVDRDKTKLGHTPVQLGQRFPAVSSDERPQRFCKRTTSKYLSLGKLYKVDINPDRTSQLLQSFPTGSSGINVGAEAQTQKIDSPNNTVVLDSYLPNHPAMTPTWRGTFKIRNEALPCNIFDEIQAHPPCKVHSKVYKLSKQFPETLEFEMLPQWNTRISIFEDDIPSELDIGLYFLSPRMSDLNRGSKPEITSTVGHEQSYCLLLEYLDKHELLLKTQIDKVELLVFSSKYLPEGSRKIYRKHFLWGILQPC, encoded by the exons ATGAAAGTAATGTGTGATGATGATGCTGACCAGGAAAACTGGGTTTGTGAAGAATGCAAATCCTGCAATCAGATACCTTTGTCAATACCTG CTCCAAATAAACAGCCTACTGGCACAAGGTTGAGGATACCGATTAAGAAACCTCCTCAAAATTCCAAGGTGCACTATATATCCCCCGAGGAAGCAAAAGTCTTGGGGTCTTCATCGAGCACATCACATTTTGCGTTTAGCCCCCCAGTGAACAAGCCATATGAGTCCAAGATGGAAGTCGTTCCACCATCCAATCCATCTCCTAAATTCAGAATAAAACCATATCTTCCAGTTGGGCCTTCAGGAAGCAGGGAGCCCCTGAATAACTGGAGCATGCCTAGCTGTATTAAGGATGAAAAAATGGCAGCTTTTACTG ATGGACCTGCACGGCAACATTGTGGGGAAAATCAAACTGCTAAGCGCGTATCTTTTGGGGAAGTTCCCAAGCCTGGTGTGGACAGAGACAAAACAAAATTAGGCCACACTCCTGTTCAGTTAGGCCAGCGTTTTCCTGCTGTAAGTTCAG ATGAACGTCCACAGCGATTTTGTAAAAGAACAACTTCCAAGTATTTGTCTTTGGGAAAACTTTATAAAGTTGACATAAATCCAGATCGCACTTCTCAGCTACTCCAGTCTTTTCCAACTGGAAGTTCAG GAATCAATGTTGGTGCAGAAGCGCAGACACAGAAAATTGACTCTCCGAATAATACAGTGGTCCTTGATAGCTATCTACCAAACCATCCTGCAATGACGCCCACTTGGAG GGGAACTTTTAAGATCAGAAATGAAGCATTGCCATGTAATATATTTGATGAAATTCAAGCACATCCTCCTTGTAAAGTACATAGTAAAGTGTACAAGCTGTCAAAACAGTTCCCCGAGACACTTGAATTTGAAATGCTGCCTCAATGGAACACGCGAATCAGTATTTTTGAGGATGATATCCCTAGTGAGCTTGATATCGGACTCTATTTTCTTTCTCCTAGGATGTCCGATTTGAACAGAGGTTCAAAACCGGAGATTACATCAACTGTTGGACATGAACAAAGTTACTGCCTCCTTTTGGAGTACCTGGACAAGCATGAACTGCTCTTGAAAACTCAGATTGATAAAGTGGAGTTGTTAGTTTTTTCTTCCAAGTATTTGCCAGAGGGTTCTCGTA AAATATACCGAAAGCATTTCTTGTGGGGAATACTCCAGCCTTGCTGA
- the LOC110787278 gene encoding uncharacterized protein isoform X1 has translation MDDFHNQFTVEPVEACEICGNIGFLDCNFLCCKCKLTRQHVYCMKVMCDDDADQENWVCEECKSCNQIPLSIPAPNKQPTGTRLRIPIKKPPQNSKVHYISPEEAKVLGSSSSTSHFAFSPPVNKPYESKMEVVPPSNPSPKFRIKPYLPVGPSGSREPLNNWSMPSCIKDEKMAAFTDGPARQHCGENQTAKRVSFGEVPKPGVDRDKTKLGHTPVQLGQRFPAVSSDERPQRFCKRTTSKYLSLGKLYKVDINPDRTSQLLQSFPTGSSGINVGAEAQTQKIDSPNNTVVLDSYLPNHPAMTPTWRGTFKIRNEALPCNIFDEIQAHPPCKVHSKVYKLSKQFPETLEFEMLPQWNTRISIFEDDIPSELDIGLYFLSPRMSDLNRGSKPEITSTVGHEQSYCLLLEYLDKHELLLKTQIDKVELLVFSSKYLPEGSRKIYRKHFLWGILQPC, from the exons ATGGATGATTTCCACAATCAATTTACGGTGGAACCA GTAGAAGCATGTGAGATATGTGGGAATATTGGCTTTCTTGATTGCAACTTCCTTTGCTGCAAGTGCAAATTAACTCGTCAACATGT GTATTGCATGAAAGTAATGTGTGATGATGATGCTGACCAGGAAAACTGGGTTTGTGAAGAATGCAAATCCTGCAATCAGATACCTTTGTCAATACCTG CTCCAAATAAACAGCCTACTGGCACAAGGTTGAGGATACCGATTAAGAAACCTCCTCAAAATTCCAAGGTGCACTATATATCCCCCGAGGAAGCAAAAGTCTTGGGGTCTTCATCGAGCACATCACATTTTGCGTTTAGCCCCCCAGTGAACAAGCCATATGAGTCCAAGATGGAAGTCGTTCCACCATCCAATCCATCTCCTAAATTCAGAATAAAACCATATCTTCCAGTTGGGCCTTCAGGAAGCAGGGAGCCCCTGAATAACTGGAGCATGCCTAGCTGTATTAAGGATGAAAAAATGGCAGCTTTTACTG ATGGACCTGCACGGCAACATTGTGGGGAAAATCAAACTGCTAAGCGCGTATCTTTTGGGGAAGTTCCCAAGCCTGGTGTGGACAGAGACAAAACAAAATTAGGCCACACTCCTGTTCAGTTAGGCCAGCGTTTTCCTGCTGTAAGTTCAG ATGAACGTCCACAGCGATTTTGTAAAAGAACAACTTCCAAGTATTTGTCTTTGGGAAAACTTTATAAAGTTGACATAAATCCAGATCGCACTTCTCAGCTACTCCAGTCTTTTCCAACTGGAAGTTCAG GAATCAATGTTGGTGCAGAAGCGCAGACACAGAAAATTGACTCTCCGAATAATACAGTGGTCCTTGATAGCTATCTACCAAACCATCCTGCAATGACGCCCACTTGGAG GGGAACTTTTAAGATCAGAAATGAAGCATTGCCATGTAATATATTTGATGAAATTCAAGCACATCCTCCTTGTAAAGTACATAGTAAAGTGTACAAGCTGTCAAAACAGTTCCCCGAGACACTTGAATTTGAAATGCTGCCTCAATGGAACACGCGAATCAGTATTTTTGAGGATGATATCCCTAGTGAGCTTGATATCGGACTCTATTTTCTTTCTCCTAGGATGTCCGATTTGAACAGAGGTTCAAAACCGGAGATTACATCAACTGTTGGACATGAACAAAGTTACTGCCTCCTTTTGGAGTACCTGGACAAGCATGAACTGCTCTTGAAAACTCAGATTGATAAAGTGGAGTTGTTAGTTTTTTCTTCCAAGTATTTGCCAGAGGGTTCTCGTA AAATATACCGAAAGCATTTCTTGTGGGGAATACTCCAGCCTTGCTGA
- the LOC110787279 gene encoding uncharacterized protein: protein MTTSRRLAERKVEKFDKNIKKRGLVAETTTKKGNSYPVGPVLLGFFVFVVIGSSLFQIIRTATTGGMA from the exons ATG ACAACTTCAAGGCGTCTTGCAGAGAGGAAGGTGGAGAAATTTGACAAGAACATCAAGAAAAGAGGTTTAGTGGCCGAAACCACAACAAAGAAGGGAAACTCGTATCCTGTTGGACCTGTATTGCTTGGATTCTTTGTGTTTGTTGTTATCGGATCAT CTCTATTTCAGATCATCAGGACAGCCACTACTGGCGGGATGGCTTAG
- the LOC110787278 gene encoding uncharacterized protein isoform X5, producing the protein MMMLTRKTGFVKNANPAIRYLCQYLPTGTRLRIPIKKPPQNSKVHYISPEEAKVLGSSSSTSHFAFSPPVNKPYESKMEVVPPSNPSPKFRIKPYLPVGPSGSREPLNNWSMPSCIKDEKMAAFTDGPARQHCGENQTAKRVSFGEVPKPGVDRDKTKLGHTPVQLGQRFPAVSSDERPQRFCKRTTSKYLSLGKLYKVDINPDRTSQLLQSFPTGSSGINVGAEAQTQKIDSPNNTVVLDSYLPNHPAMTPTWRGTFKIRNEALPCNIFDEIQAHPPCKVHSKVYKLSKQFPETLEFEMLPQWNTRISIFEDDIPSELDIGLYFLSPRMSDLNRGSKPEITSTVGHEQSYCLLLEYLDKHELLLKTQIDKVELLVFSSKYLPEGSRKIYRKHFLWGILQPC; encoded by the exons ATGATGATGCTGACCAGGAAAACTGGGTTTGTGAAGAATGCAAATCCTGCAATCAGATACCTTTGTCAATACCTG CCTACTGGCACAAGGTTGAGGATACCGATTAAGAAACCTCCTCAAAATTCCAAGGTGCACTATATATCCCCCGAGGAAGCAAAAGTCTTGGGGTCTTCATCGAGCACATCACATTTTGCGTTTAGCCCCCCAGTGAACAAGCCATATGAGTCCAAGATGGAAGTCGTTCCACCATCCAATCCATCTCCTAAATTCAGAATAAAACCATATCTTCCAGTTGGGCCTTCAGGAAGCAGGGAGCCCCTGAATAACTGGAGCATGCCTAGCTGTATTAAGGATGAAAAAATGGCAGCTTTTACTG ATGGACCTGCACGGCAACATTGTGGGGAAAATCAAACTGCTAAGCGCGTATCTTTTGGGGAAGTTCCCAAGCCTGGTGTGGACAGAGACAAAACAAAATTAGGCCACACTCCTGTTCAGTTAGGCCAGCGTTTTCCTGCTGTAAGTTCAG ATGAACGTCCACAGCGATTTTGTAAAAGAACAACTTCCAAGTATTTGTCTTTGGGAAAACTTTATAAAGTTGACATAAATCCAGATCGCACTTCTCAGCTACTCCAGTCTTTTCCAACTGGAAGTTCAG GAATCAATGTTGGTGCAGAAGCGCAGACACAGAAAATTGACTCTCCGAATAATACAGTGGTCCTTGATAGCTATCTACCAAACCATCCTGCAATGACGCCCACTTGGAG GGGAACTTTTAAGATCAGAAATGAAGCATTGCCATGTAATATATTTGATGAAATTCAAGCACATCCTCCTTGTAAAGTACATAGTAAAGTGTACAAGCTGTCAAAACAGTTCCCCGAGACACTTGAATTTGAAATGCTGCCTCAATGGAACACGCGAATCAGTATTTTTGAGGATGATATCCCTAGTGAGCTTGATATCGGACTCTATTTTCTTTCTCCTAGGATGTCCGATTTGAACAGAGGTTCAAAACCGGAGATTACATCAACTGTTGGACATGAACAAAGTTACTGCCTCCTTTTGGAGTACCTGGACAAGCATGAACTGCTCTTGAAAACTCAGATTGATAAAGTGGAGTTGTTAGTTTTTTCTTCCAAGTATTTGCCAGAGGGTTCTCGTA AAATATACCGAAAGCATTTCTTGTGGGGAATACTCCAGCCTTGCTGA
- the LOC110787278 gene encoding uncharacterized protein isoform X2, which produces MDDFHNQFTVEPVEACEICGNIGFLDCNFLCCKCKLTRQHVKTGFVKNANPAIRYLCQYLPTGTRLRIPIKKPPQNSKVHYISPEEAKVLGSSSSTSHFAFSPPVNKPYESKMEVVPPSNPSPKFRIKPYLPVGPSGSREPLNNWSMPSCIKDEKMAAFTDGPARQHCGENQTAKRVSFGEVPKPGVDRDKTKLGHTPVQLGQRFPAVSSDERPQRFCKRTTSKYLSLGKLYKVDINPDRTSQLLQSFPTGSSGINVGAEAQTQKIDSPNNTVVLDSYLPNHPAMTPTWRGTFKIRNEALPCNIFDEIQAHPPCKVHSKVYKLSKQFPETLEFEMLPQWNTRISIFEDDIPSELDIGLYFLSPRMSDLNRGSKPEITSTVGHEQSYCLLLEYLDKHELLLKTQIDKVELLVFSSKYLPEGSRKIYRKHFLWGILQPC; this is translated from the exons ATGGATGATTTCCACAATCAATTTACGGTGGAACCA GTAGAAGCATGTGAGATATGTGGGAATATTGGCTTTCTTGATTGCAACTTCCTTTGCTGCAAGTGCAAATTAACTCGTCAACATGT GAAAACTGGGTTTGTGAAGAATGCAAATCCTGCAATCAGATACCTTTGTCAATACCTG CCTACTGGCACAAGGTTGAGGATACCGATTAAGAAACCTCCTCAAAATTCCAAGGTGCACTATATATCCCCCGAGGAAGCAAAAGTCTTGGGGTCTTCATCGAGCACATCACATTTTGCGTTTAGCCCCCCAGTGAACAAGCCATATGAGTCCAAGATGGAAGTCGTTCCACCATCCAATCCATCTCCTAAATTCAGAATAAAACCATATCTTCCAGTTGGGCCTTCAGGAAGCAGGGAGCCCCTGAATAACTGGAGCATGCCTAGCTGTATTAAGGATGAAAAAATGGCAGCTTTTACTG ATGGACCTGCACGGCAACATTGTGGGGAAAATCAAACTGCTAAGCGCGTATCTTTTGGGGAAGTTCCCAAGCCTGGTGTGGACAGAGACAAAACAAAATTAGGCCACACTCCTGTTCAGTTAGGCCAGCGTTTTCCTGCTGTAAGTTCAG ATGAACGTCCACAGCGATTTTGTAAAAGAACAACTTCCAAGTATTTGTCTTTGGGAAAACTTTATAAAGTTGACATAAATCCAGATCGCACTTCTCAGCTACTCCAGTCTTTTCCAACTGGAAGTTCAG GAATCAATGTTGGTGCAGAAGCGCAGACACAGAAAATTGACTCTCCGAATAATACAGTGGTCCTTGATAGCTATCTACCAAACCATCCTGCAATGACGCCCACTTGGAG GGGAACTTTTAAGATCAGAAATGAAGCATTGCCATGTAATATATTTGATGAAATTCAAGCACATCCTCCTTGTAAAGTACATAGTAAAGTGTACAAGCTGTCAAAACAGTTCCCCGAGACACTTGAATTTGAAATGCTGCCTCAATGGAACACGCGAATCAGTATTTTTGAGGATGATATCCCTAGTGAGCTTGATATCGGACTCTATTTTCTTTCTCCTAGGATGTCCGATTTGAACAGAGGTTCAAAACCGGAGATTACATCAACTGTTGGACATGAACAAAGTTACTGCCTCCTTTTGGAGTACCTGGACAAGCATGAACTGCTCTTGAAAACTCAGATTGATAAAGTGGAGTTGTTAGTTTTTTCTTCCAAGTATTTGCCAGAGGGTTCTCGTA AAATATACCGAAAGCATTTCTTGTGGGGAATACTCCAGCCTTGCTGA
- the LOC110787278 gene encoding uncharacterized protein isoform X4: protein MTSTAPSKENWVCEECKSCNQIPLSIPAPNKQPTGTRLRIPIKKPPQNSKVHYISPEEAKVLGSSSSTSHFAFSPPVNKPYESKMEVVPPSNPSPKFRIKPYLPVGPSGSREPLNNWSMPSCIKDEKMAAFTDGPARQHCGENQTAKRVSFGEVPKPGVDRDKTKLGHTPVQLGQRFPAVSSDERPQRFCKRTTSKYLSLGKLYKVDINPDRTSQLLQSFPTGSSGINVGAEAQTQKIDSPNNTVVLDSYLPNHPAMTPTWRGTFKIRNEALPCNIFDEIQAHPPCKVHSKVYKLSKQFPETLEFEMLPQWNTRISIFEDDIPSELDIGLYFLSPRMSDLNRGSKPEITSTVGHEQSYCLLLEYLDKHELLLKTQIDKVELLVFSSKYLPEGSRKIYRKHFLWGILQPC, encoded by the exons ATGACATCAACCGCCCCCTCAAAG GAAAACTGGGTTTGTGAAGAATGCAAATCCTGCAATCAGATACCTTTGTCAATACCTG CTCCAAATAAACAGCCTACTGGCACAAGGTTGAGGATACCGATTAAGAAACCTCCTCAAAATTCCAAGGTGCACTATATATCCCCCGAGGAAGCAAAAGTCTTGGGGTCTTCATCGAGCACATCACATTTTGCGTTTAGCCCCCCAGTGAACAAGCCATATGAGTCCAAGATGGAAGTCGTTCCACCATCCAATCCATCTCCTAAATTCAGAATAAAACCATATCTTCCAGTTGGGCCTTCAGGAAGCAGGGAGCCCCTGAATAACTGGAGCATGCCTAGCTGTATTAAGGATGAAAAAATGGCAGCTTTTACTG ATGGACCTGCACGGCAACATTGTGGGGAAAATCAAACTGCTAAGCGCGTATCTTTTGGGGAAGTTCCCAAGCCTGGTGTGGACAGAGACAAAACAAAATTAGGCCACACTCCTGTTCAGTTAGGCCAGCGTTTTCCTGCTGTAAGTTCAG ATGAACGTCCACAGCGATTTTGTAAAAGAACAACTTCCAAGTATTTGTCTTTGGGAAAACTTTATAAAGTTGACATAAATCCAGATCGCACTTCTCAGCTACTCCAGTCTTTTCCAACTGGAAGTTCAG GAATCAATGTTGGTGCAGAAGCGCAGACACAGAAAATTGACTCTCCGAATAATACAGTGGTCCTTGATAGCTATCTACCAAACCATCCTGCAATGACGCCCACTTGGAG GGGAACTTTTAAGATCAGAAATGAAGCATTGCCATGTAATATATTTGATGAAATTCAAGCACATCCTCCTTGTAAAGTACATAGTAAAGTGTACAAGCTGTCAAAACAGTTCCCCGAGACACTTGAATTTGAAATGCTGCCTCAATGGAACACGCGAATCAGTATTTTTGAGGATGATATCCCTAGTGAGCTTGATATCGGACTCTATTTTCTTTCTCCTAGGATGTCCGATTTGAACAGAGGTTCAAAACCGGAGATTACATCAACTGTTGGACATGAACAAAGTTACTGCCTCCTTTTGGAGTACCTGGACAAGCATGAACTGCTCTTGAAAACTCAGATTGATAAAGTGGAGTTGTTAGTTTTTTCTTCCAAGTATTTGCCAGAGGGTTCTCGTA AAATATACCGAAAGCATTTCTTGTGGGGAATACTCCAGCCTTGCTGA